The Sabethes cyaneus chromosome 3, idSabCyanKW18_F2, whole genome shotgun sequence DNA window TTAAACTTTGGCGGCTTTGAGGCACCAGCAAATCAAGTCCGATTGACCTGAAATTTTGTACAGGATATTTTCATGGTAATGATTTTGGATATTGCGCTGTTAAAATACATTTTCATTGGCACCCCAATGCATATAGATAGAAAACGGCGATGCTGACTGATCATCAAGACCTCCAAAATTGCCTTTAGACTATTTCAGTGTCgtaataaaaaaacaacaacaacaactattTTAGTACGAAACGTCACGTTTACAAGTTGAAAATCCtatgaacaataaaaaaacaaagctATTGGAAGCGATGCATAATCATTTTTATCGAAAACTTGTTCGAAAAAGCTTATAAAAAAACTTCTTAAAGAATTAAGAATTGTTATTCTGCAATTCCTTTGATTAGACGGCAGCCGGTGCTCCTGCACCTTGTATAACGGAAGCTGGATACACAACTATAATTTTCAAACTTACCATTGAAATAGAATTGTTTTTGCATCAGATTCTCCTTGAAAGGCGTATACCATTGCAGACATTGCTATTAGCACATAAGCCTTTTCTAAATCCGAATTGGCTAACCAGTTTAGCGTGCTTTCATACTCAGAATACGACTCCTCATATTGACCGGATTTAAAATAAGCTAAAGCTTTACCAACAGCGGCTTCATATGTTGCCTCTCCCAATTGCTGGAAACATTCTACAGCATCGTgatatttttcttgttttaataAACAATACCCAAGATCACACAAAGTCTTGTCTTTGTTAATTCCATTAGTTTTAGTCAACGCTTTCTGGTATGCCTCTGCTGCGGTTCTCCACAACGCAAGTTTGTAGCTAATATATCCCAGAAATCGTAAGGCTTCTCCTGAAGCTTCATCTTCTTTGTCGGCGCAATGCCATGTGATAGCATCATGCGAAACCGGCAGGGCGTGCAAGTTTTCAATAGCAAAAAGAtacctttttttttttcgatagtcGGCGTCTTGCATTACAGAGCAAACCCAATGAGCATACCCCAGTGATGATTCTGGATGATATCCCAATTGACTACAATGTCTAAACAGGTCTATTGCTTCGTCAACCTGTCCCATCTGTTCGGCAATTATTGCTTGGCCTATCCAAGCATTTATATATGTTGTATCTATTTGTTGAGCTCTTCCAAAGGCTTTATTTGCTAAACTGGTGGATCCTTGTAACAAATATAGGATACCAAGATTCGACCACCCCACCGATGCAGTTTTTTTGTCCAATGAAATTGCTTCAATAAAACAATGCTGGGCCAGAGCTAAATTATTAATCTGCTTGGTTGCATTTATTACGCCCAATAGATTCCAATTTTGCCAACGATTGGGCTCTAGCTTTATCGCCTGCTTCGCAGCTGCTATTGCCGATGAAAGTTTGTTGAAACAATCTTCACTATCTGTGCTAAACCGCAATCCTCGCCTATAGAAATTTGCAGCCAATTCATACCAGAGTAAACTGTCATCGGGACGTAACTGTACAGCTCGACAAAAACAACGACCAGCGAGTTCAGATAGTTTTGTTCCTTCTACCATTACAAGGCTTTGTTGAACTACTGACATTCCGGCTAAAGCCGCCTCCACTAGCAACTTTgatttggattttggaaaactcgcGACTGTGTCTAAAACGTCACCCAGTTGTTTCCAAAGGCAGGTGAATTTCGATTTCATTTTTATGGCtctaaaataagaaaaaaaaaaaatgatttagtATTGTAAGTTTAGCTATTATACATTGCTGAAATACtacaaatattaaattaaataataaatacgGTAGGTTACATACATATTAATATTATATTCACTATTAGCACTATTATAGTCACTCCGTTTGAAATGATACATTTTGGCCATATAGGACTACTGGAAACTTTACAAAGCAGTTGTAAGTTCGTGTTCGGAATATCCGatatatttaccaaatttcttAATCTgtgttgtatgtatgtatggaccatcacctcaagggtttcccattgtatgcaagtagaattactacAGAATCGAGTTTATCTACCtagtaactttcatgtcaatgctgttcgtgaaggaccaaaaggggttgggtggatctataagcaatgtcgcttatatgattccgcAGAATATAAGATACTCCTTCCTTCCTTAGACTTCCGGTTtttagatacataacttcgccgtgcaaacttatcttgcgtgatgatttgtgtgctagaagggcgcgtcaaaatcctctccgaccttatatgacttgggctggttaccacatccctcatccagtcttcgattcattcgataccctgatgctccttcccctttacgataatgatggtatatggcaatgtaataaaatatgtgtttatgaatatacattatatgaagatatattgataaaaacagaacaatctcaccagcagcccttcgaatggaatagagttgcatcatttgagtttacgaGCATTTTTAcaactttcttcggcccgagttttcactttctactgtacagtaggaggtgcttgctccatgagctaaaacgaaacaaatcattaaaataacttatgttaagcttacctacttacaaggtcgtgtggcttagccgtcatccaaacccgcagttttgagatcaggcagccgggaacaatccatcatcgcacctcctagcttgactactcaatagagcattaccgggtaagaccacgtggaggcactaggtaggggcttgagatggctggagctatgttggacgcttcctcatttgccttccccatttcataccccaaaTTTCTTAATCTGTGTTCAACAAAAACTACGAATACCAACGAAGTTAATGACAAACGGATTTCTTGAACAGATTTATCAGTAGAGAACTAAGCAAAGTCCAGCAAAGGCCAATGGCAGCAGGATGGACGAACCGTAGCTAGAATACGATAGCTATATAAGCTAATAGAGTATATTATCTGCTTCTCAGagatatatatgggtcattccacgggaaatttacagtcaaaattttttttctcttcggaatattttttttacgttctttttaaaaaaaaatcgacacgcatttttttatttcgacgTTACTGTtagaattcgcaagatatgattttttaaagtattgtaatccgaaaaaaatactattttttaaatgctgattgtaaacaaagtttgtaatatcaaaacatgactttctaccagatgtgctcactattccacaagctttcaaaattggtataccatacctcctctcgattgattttcaatagttaaatagtgcatttttataaacaattgcaattttttcgaagttggaactttttttcttgatattttttattttaaaatatttgttgatctttctcgaaatagcatgcaaaatttggaaatggagaaatgaaaactctagaagctatgaaAGCTAtgaatagtgattttttcggattacaatactttaaaaaatcatatcatgCGAATTCTAGAAGTaacatcaaaataaaaaaatacgtgtcgatttttttaacaaagaacgtaaaaaaaatattccgaagagaaaaaaaattttgactgtaaatttcccgtggaatgacccatatgctgTTGATCGGAAACAAATGATTCTGGTCGGTGTAAGtcgttaaagaaaaaaaatgtttttaactTGTAAATCGTAACCGTCATACATCTGTAATCGCCAAATAcaacaagcacgcataaaaaatcaTATTAAGCCATGCCATCGCTCACTcgatagcgattatagcaacaACAAATGCAGTGCAGGATACAGTAAACACCCTGGTGACATTATAATAGATCAACTGTACAAACGATACATTGATTCGCATTCGAATGCATTGGCCAATATTGCTGTAGAATGATATTCAGAATATCCCGTTGTCCATATGTGCCTATTTGAACAATGCGTGTCGCATCAGTGGGAACACATTGATTCCAATCTAGATTGTGACACCACCATTTGCGCATAATCAATATTCGGCTGTTCCTATCACCTGACACACAATATTCAACGGTTCAAAGATTTTCGTAATTTAACTGAgcgattttaaaataaaataaatttaaacgaTCCCCTCCGTCATACGTTCAAATACGCGTTTATGATTTCTGCTATTTTTATCATTGTGTTCTAACAGATGCAAAAACATAATTTAACGTCTTCTCCTAGGCTGCCCCTCACTCTAGGAGAGGAAATTAAAGGTAAATAATACCTTCAGCTAAGATATACCTACTTGCAAATTTTACTGCATGTGTTCGTACGATAAACTTTAGTACTTTAAACTTTCATGCAGTTGACCACTTGACCTTGTACTTGTGCcctcttttttgacgtaggactacatctttgtttactatctgggactggtaGCACTCTGTGAAAactaaaatagaagtgtaacgttggaatgaaagatttcaaatgccagtaactactaaactactgagcgaaactgaacaatttatatgtcattggaaagataaaatgatcagcaactTTATGGAGGGgtcaagagagcaattttatggacggcgtaagagggggaagggggggaggctcctatacaaatgaaacacaaagttcctcaaaactcgagaactaatcaagtaaatggaaccaaatttgggatgtgggggtttcagaaggaaagaattttttctatagtaaattgagacccctctcccctttaggaggaggggccctcatacaaataatatacaaatttcctcataactcgagaaataatcaatcaaaaggaactaaatttggcatgtgggagattttggaggctcccatacaaatgaaattcaaatttcctcataaatctagaactaatcaatcaaaaggaaccaaatttggcttacgtgcctgttgccattcatgtcaaaagagaaggacattcgaatggcatgtcatatttgcgatgcatgtgctttggctttaatgttactcGTAACCAATGTCCTTTTTAAagtcacaagcgagtaaaagtaagattatagaaacgtgtcaagctacgcataatcatatttaatacaataatctgtgggttggtcattcattactattttaacctttatgatgcacacaagtgatttttaaaagaaatcttctatgtctcaatggttgctggCGTTGCACTAATGAACCCCCGTgtatgtattttcaaagccatcattgcattcaatgaaaaatttaatctgaatattccGCTCTTATCTTTTAAGCATTTACTTAAACaacggcactcacagattcttataaacatacatatgccagaaatgcagtttacattagtctttgatctaatgatctgatatagtcctacgtcacccattcgtacaacccttagggctgtataccttgtagttttcaaTTAGCAATTCGCCAAGCACTATCGCACAGGATATACAATAGTTCACTTACGTTCCGAGTTAGAATCATCTAAGTATGCCCATTTCAATGTCataaaaattcaaactgctaaTAGAATCGAAAGTTATGGATTACTTGTGCTACCACAGGATAGAGAGAGTTGAAATCATTTTAAACTATATATTCGCGGCAAAGATAATGAGTATTTGAAACCTGCTCGCTGATACATGAAAGTCCCTTTCAATGTGTACATTATACCAAGCCATAATAGATATGCAATTCTTATTTTGCTGCTtatgaaaaatcaatcaaaaatttACGATGCGATGTTCTTTAAATTTCTTTTATTACATACCTTGTGAAATAACAAACAGCGTGCTGTGCATGTTCGTGACTTTTCCCAATTAATCGTTGATCAAGGTAAGAATAGCACAGACCAACATGCGATTCAGCAATTCCTTTTACTGCGGGAAAATAATCgttattgtttttcaatagtttgccAAACAACTCCAATGCCTCGTTATTTTGCTTCAGGATCTAAGGAATAGATAGTTACGAATCATTCAAACATGTCCATGCTGAAAACTTACATTTTTTATGTTTGCTAGTTGCAATAACGGATAGAGATTATCTGGACTAAGTTCAGCCGTCTTTTCAAACACCCTCATGGCAGAGTTGAAGGATCCTCTACCCATGTATGCGTCGGCCAAACCCTCCCAACTGGCAATGTTATTTACGTCATATCTAATAACACTGCGGAAAGCTGCAATGGCTTCGTCATATTGCTGCTGCCCTAGATAATGCAAGGCCAACTGAAGATGCGCCCATGTCGAACCAGGTCCGTTAGCAAGGTTTATAGAATTATTCAATAATTTTGAATTAGAGTCCCAATCAGACAGATTGCGGTATAGCGTGCTAAGCAGTATGATTGCTTCCTTATGAGATGGGTTTAGTGAAATACATTTTTCCAAACATTTTCTTGCCCTAGCCATATCGGAATTGTGCAAATAAATTTTTCCTAGTTGATGAAAACAGTTAGCCGAAGATGGTTGAAGTTTTGTAGCTTTCAATGCACACATAAAACTTTGTTCCATATTTTGGGTTTCAAAGTATAATATAGAGAGTTCTAAGAGGCAGTCAAAGTTATCGTCGTGTTCCTTAAGCAGTTCtattgcttttaatatattatttttctttttatattgTAACGCTTGTAAATATATCAATTGACTATCAGAAACTCCTTGCTGATTCAATCTTTCTAACTCTTCATCGATATTGTAATTATTCTCTAGAAGTAATTGTAATTTGGTGCTATAGAATGCTACGGTAGGATTAGCTTCTTCATGGAATTTGTCAGTCCAGTAAGTCAAAGCCTCTTTAAGCTTCTCAACACTGCCATCTTCTATGAGCGcaataaacaaatttaaattaaccAGTTTCAATCGACGATAAATGCTTTCGGCAAGCCCATAAgacttttgttggaaaaatatttccgcAAGAACCTTAAGGCAAGATGGCCAGTTTGGTCGAGCAGATTCTGCATTACGTAGTAATTCAATGGCTTTTTGGATTTCACCTTCATTATAGTGGAAAATACCCATAGCTGCAAGTGCAAACGCCGAGGAATGATTCATTTCTACTGCCATTCTGAAATATGTTTCCAATGGTTTCGGCAGCAAAACTGAAAGTTTGCTTTTTTCTAAGTAACGCTCTACATATATATGGCAAATCCATTCTAAAGGAGTGATATCGTTTCTAAATATGTTGTGCATATCTGATGCTTTTTCGACGAGTTTTTCATACATCTTCATATGAAATAGTAGTTTTAGATATCGtttaaacttttgatttaaaaATGGATCATCATGATTTTTTATTTCGTATTCGAGTGTTTGTTCCACAAGTTTTCCAt harbors:
- the LOC128739960 gene encoding tetratricopeptide repeat protein 37, with protein sequence MSSKDTKGLLKEAREAVRNKKFSDAIKLCSKILKEDNNHYMALLLMGACYQDTDKGQATAFLKRALACSHDPTVPLQGLANCVEKQELPAIYQQLLSLTPDKYLELHAKLLKIACDGEQIDSIVKIFANEAELKSCDERVQSAYKCLATIFKDEKFEQIYGKLVEQTLEYEIKNHDDPFLNQKFKRYLKLLFHMKMYEKLVEKASDMHNIFRNDITPLEWICHIYVERYLEKSKLSVLLPKPLETYFRMAVEMNHSSAFALAAMGIFHYNEGEIQKAIELLRNAESARPNWPSCLKVLAEIFFQQKSYGLAESIYRRLKLVNLNLFIALIEDGSVEKLKEALTYWTDKFHEEANPTVAFYSTKLQLLLENNYNIDEELERLNQQGVSDSQLIYLQALQYKKKNNILKAIELLKEHDDNFDCLLELSILYFETQNMEQSFMCALKATKLQPSSANCFHQLGKIYLHNSDMARARKCLEKCISLNPSHKEAIILLSTLYRNLSDWDSNSKLLNNSINLANGPGSTWAHLQLALHYLGQQQYDEAIAAFRSVIRYDVNNIASWEGLADAYMGRGSFNSAMRVFEKTAELSPDNLYPLLQLANIKNILKQNNEALELFGKLLKNNNDYFPAVKGIAESHVGLCYSYLDQRLIGKSHEHAQHAVCYFTRAIKMKSKFTCLWKQLGDVLDTVASFPKSKSKLLVEAALAGMSVVQQSLVMVEGTKLSELAGRCFCRAVQLRPDDSLLWYELAANFYRRGLRFSTDSEDCFNKLSSAIAAAKQAIKLEPNRWQNWNLLGVINATKQINNLALAQHCFIEAISLDKKTASVGWSNLGILYLLQGSTSLANKAFGRAQQIDTTYINAWIGQAIIAEQMGQVDEAIDLFRHCSQLGYHPESSLGYAHWVCSVMQDADYRKKKRYLFAIENLHALPVSHDAITWHCADKEDEASGEALRFLGYISYKLALWRTAAEAYQKALTKTNGINKDKTLCDLGYCLLKQEKYHDAVECFQQLGEATYEAAVGKALAYFKSGQYEESYSEYESTLNWLANSDLEKAYVLIAMSAMVYAFQGESDAKTILFQCITLPEPPIHAFFSACALGLLHKDNVLTELVIKELRKYEDDPRYGHHVVYLVSQFYWANMRKSFSLAYLISQVHKFPDRPKLRQILAISLLKNHRTPKKNLFLASNIAESALILDLHDKHRSTQSNDAAKWLAVASEAVRPVDAKRRRILAQKAVHVDPSCKEAWSSLIRILQSKP